The following proteins are encoded in a genomic region of Arachis stenosperma cultivar V10309 chromosome 4, arast.V10309.gnm1.PFL2, whole genome shotgun sequence:
- the LOC130972905 gene encoding universal stress protein PHOS32, whose translation MPRSNHRRLGVAMDFSPCSVAALKWAVENFAREGDHIILLIIRPDVNYEHGEMQLWELTGAPYIPLNEFTDAEVMKKYGLKPTPEAIEVSQKAAKDKKVEVLMKIFWGDPREKICQAVDSIPLEALFMGNRGLGPLQRAFMGSVSNYVVNHATCPVIVVKSDNQNKS comes from the exons ATGCCACGTAGTAATCATAGGAGACTGGGAGTGGCCATGGATTTCTCGCCGTGCAGCGTCGCGGCGCTCAAATGGGCGGTGGAAAATTTTGCCAGAGAAGGAGACCATATCATCCTCCTCATCATTCGCCCAGACGTTAACTACGAGCATGGCGAGATGCAGCTCTGGGAACTCACCGGAGCTC CTTACATACCCCTAAACGAGTTCACTGATGCTGAGGTCATGAAGAAATATGGACTGAAGCCCACTCCCGAAGCAATTGAAGTGTCCCAAAAAGCTGCAAAGGATAAAAAA GTAGAGGTACTCATGAAAATCTTTTGGGGTGACCCTCGTGAAAAGATTTGCCAAGCAGTCGATTCAATACCTTTAGAGGCTCTTTTCATGGGAAATAGAGGCCTTGGTCCCCTCCAAAG GGCCTTTATGGGAAGTGTGAGCAACTATGTAGTGAATCATGCCACATGTCCAGTCATTGTGGTGAAGAGTGACAATCAAAataaaagttaa
- the LOC130974700 gene encoding uncharacterized protein LOC130974700 — translation MKHNFSTLIILICFSLLSQSNATFPRYYHHQAHAPETSQQPHHPFGAHIFHDDAPGAEATHHYQLGVDAPAQSPSSHGGGGLDSSSFYSSFSDLLKGTLRGHTLTMPDDITHLSTKHHNELRQICGHTDYPDVCFSTIAPHLHGEHFDLTHVLQASITACSIELKLTIEKSKRHSSTSSPENLGAVMYVDCRVQYTNALENLQKASDAAAGRDLGTVTIMLSSVMADVATCESGFQDLESSTFVSGSVGIMASNCLAIAHMVPHQ, via the coding sequence ATGAAACACAATTTCTCCACATTAATAATCCTCATATGTTTTTCGCTATTAAGTCAATCTAACGCCACCTTCCCTCGCTATTATCATCACCAGGCTCACGCGCCCGAGACAAGTCAGCAACCACACCACCCATTTGGCGCTCACATTTTCCATGATGACGCCCCTGGAGCTGAAGCAACCCACCACTACCAGCTGGGTGTTGATGCTCCGGCACAATCGCCGTCGAGCCATGGCGGCGGTGGCCTTGACTCATCATCATTCTACTCTTCTTTCTCGGATCTCCTTAAAGGAACCTTACGCGGCCACACGTTAACAATGCCCGACGATATCACACACTTGTCAACCAAACACCACAACGAACTCAGACAAATATGCGGCCACACCGATTATCCTGACGTGTGCTTCTCCACCATCGCACCGCATCTCCACGGCGAGCACTTCGACCTCACCCACGTCCTCCAAGCTTCCATAACGGCCTGCTCGATCGAGTTGAAGCTGACCATAGAGAAGTCGAAGAGGCACTCGAGCACTTCGTCGCCGGAGAACCTAGGTGCAGTCATGTACGTGGACTGTAGGGTGCAGTATACCAACGCGCTTGAGAACCTCCAAAAAGCGAGTGATGCTGCTGCGGGGCGTGATCTTGGAACGGTTACCATCATGCTTAGTTCTGTTATGGCTGACGTGGCAACATGTGAGAGCGGTTTTCAGGATCTTGAGTCCTCTACCTTCGTTTCCGGGTCGGTTGGAATTATGGCAAGCAATTGTCTTGCCATTGCTCATATGGTTCCCCATCAGTAG
- the LOC130976713 gene encoding ubiquitin-conjugating enzyme E2 32-like: MAEKYNMKNPAVKRILQEVKEMQSNPSDDFTSLPLEENIFEWQFAIRGPRDTEFEGAVYHGRIQLPSEYPFKPPSFMLLTPNGRFETQTKICLSISNHHPEHWQPSWSVRTALVALIAFMPTNPNGALGSLDYKKEERRTLAIKSREAPPKFGTPERQKLIDEIHEYMLSKAPPVPQHSSIQLLEEEHSRDEEAESQANSHNPEALPAEEGIPDQAGDRIVEEEVVVDDNPQGVEASTEIQSNVSRNQSPHNSGLRVQNPKPETRIQQKLDDHIFTLIAIGLAIAIVALLLKKFVKSSDQGPVFMDGS, from the exons ATGGCGGAGAAGTACAACATGAAGAACCCCGCCGTCAAGCGCATTCTCCAAGAGGTCAAGGAGATGCAGTCCAATCCTTCCGATGATTTCACGAGTCTCCCTCTCGAG GAAAATATATTTGAATGGCAATTTGCAATTAGAGGACCTCGTGATACTGAATTTGAGGGTGCTGTCTATCATGGACGGATCCAATTGCCTTCAGAGTATCCATTCAAACCACCTTCATTTATGTTATTGACG CCTAATGGACGTTTCGAGACCCAAACAAAGATTTGCTTGAGCATATCAAATCATCACCCTGAGCATTGGCAACCATCATGGAGTG TAAGGACCGCTTTAGTTGCTCTGATTGCATTCATGCCTACCAACCCTAATGGTGCTTTGGGGTCGTTGGACTACAAGAAGGAAGAAAGGCGTACCTTGGCCATCAAATCTCGTGAAGCGCCTCCGAAATTTGGGACTCCTGAACGTCAAAAACTGATTGATGAG ATACACGAGTATATGCTAAGCAAGGCACCCCCTGTTCCTCAACATAGCTCCATACAACTACTCGAAGAAGAGCATTCCAGAGACGAGGAGGCTGAGTCCCAGGCAAATTCCCATAATCCTGAGGCTTTACCTGCTGAAGAGGGGATTCCAGATCAAGCAGGAGATAGAATTGTTGAAGAGGAGGTAGTTGTTGATGATAATCCTCAAGGAGTTGAAGCTTCAACGGAGATCCAATCCAATGTTTCAAGGAACCAGTCGCCCCATAATTCTGGTTTAAGGGTTCAAAATCCGAAGCCGGAGACTAGGATACAGCAAAAGCTTGATGATCATATTTTCACATTGATAGCCATTGGACTTGCCATTGCAATTGTGGCCCTTTTGCTGAAGAAGTTCGTTAAATCTTCCGATCAAGGACCAGTTTTCATGGATGGGTCTTAG
- the LOC130976316 gene encoding DELLA protein RGL3-like: MENLSPFNEFGFSAIEDKHSSSNYTSWAIEGMNEVNKVQFSGAEEWGESMGIDPFGSSFEFFPSQQQQQQQLSYLEYGTLENLQFVAVSPPPQTHTYFDDLHMFDENPTRMVPLSEETIANDKQQNSSTPLASLELLKSYGSNKGFKKLCDEEKIMQPIDHSAAGNEVLRRKLSTDDVMRIAGTRFIQSSPSSPKSLGSSALKSIFSHPFGQFFSGLSGEEKEEVQLAESLLACAEKVGFKQYGRAGKLLSQCESSSSKTGSPVKRVVHYFAEALRLRIDLETGRISSKDLKKMQPMDPREITKNLTPSVLAFYGAAPFCQITMFTLVQSIIENVTEAKKIHIIDFEIRKGVQWTTLMQSLVSRNRCPLELLMITAVGSGSNSKLIIEDTGKRLKDFAISLKINLCYDYVIVPDMLQLREDLFKIDPEETIVVYSQYALGSKIQQPDQLETIMRVVKTIRPSVLAITEIEASHNSTSFVNRFIEALFYFSAFFDCLENCMKHDEPNRLVFESQYLAYGIKNILAAEGAERNARNVRIDVWRAFFSRFGLVETEISMLSLFQAELVAKRFPCGSSCTFDRDGNSLLLGWKGTPLNSISVWKFL, from the coding sequence ATGGAAAATTTGAGTCCTTTCAATGAGTTCGGTTTTAGTGCAATTGAGGATAAACATAGTTCATCAAATTATACTTCTTGGGCTATAGAGGGAATGAATGAAGTGAACAAGGTTCAATTTTCTGGTGCTGAAGAGTGGGGTGAGTCAATGGGAATTGACCCTTTTGGGTCTAGTTTTGAATTCTTTCCTTcacagcagcagcagcaacaacaatTATCATATCTTGAGTATGGAACATTGGAGAATCTACAATTTGTTGCGGTTTCTCCACCACCACAAACCCATACATACTTTGATGACCTCCACATGTTTGATGAAAATCCAACAAGAATGGTTCCACTAAGTGAAGAAACTATTGCAAACGACAAACAGCAAAACTCATCAACTCCTTTAGCATCACTTGAGTTATTGAAGAGCTATGGCAGCAACAAAGGATTTAAGAAGTTATGTGATGAAGAGAAAATTATGCAACCAATTGATCACTCTGCTGCAGGTAATGAAGTTCTTCGAAGAAAGCTTTCAACTGACGATGTGATGAGGATAGCAGGAACAAGGTTCAttcaatcatcaccatcatcaccAAAATCTTTAGGATCATCAGCTTTGAAGTCAATTTTTAGCCACCCTTTTGGTCAATTTTTCTCAGGACTCTCTGGTGAGGAGAAAGAGGAGGTTCAACTTGCTGAATCACTCTTGGCTTGTGCTGAGAAGGTGGGGTTTAAGCAGTACGGGCGAGCCGGCAAGTTGCTATCTCAATGCGAATCATCGTCTTCCAAGACTGGTTCACCAGTTAAGCGAGTTGTTCATTACTTCGCGGAGGCTCTTCGCCTCAGGATTGATCTTGAGACGGGAAGAATTTCATCCAAGGACTTGAAAAAGATGCAACCAATGGATCCTCGAGAGATAACCAAGAATCTCACCCCCTCTGTTTTGGCATTTTATGGAGCAGCTCCTTTCTGTCAGATCACAATGTTCACACTAGTCCAATCTATAATTGAAAATGTTACTGAGGCAAAGAAGATTCACATCATTGATTTTGAAATCAGAAAGGGTGTGCAATGGACAACCCTGATGCAATCCCTTGTGTCAAGAAATCGATGTCCTTTAGAGCTGCTTATGATAACAGCTGTTGGAAGTGGAAGCAATTCGAAGCTTATCATAGAGGACACTGGAAAGAGGTTGAAGGATTTTGCAATAAGCTTGAAGATAAACCTTTGCTATGATTATGTTATTGTACCTGACATGCTGCAACTCAGAGAGGATCTATTTAAGATAGATCCTGAGGAAACAATTGTGGTTTACTCTCAGTATGCACTTGGCAGCAAGATTCAGCAGCCGGACCAGCTCGAAACTATCATGAGAGTTGTCAAAACAATAAGGCCTAGTGTACTTGCCATAACTGAAATTGAGGCGAGCCACAATTCGACTTCATTTGTAAACCGGTTCATTGAGGCGCTTTTCTACTTCAGTGCATTCTTTGATTGTTTAGAGAATTGTATGAAGCATGACGAGCCGAACAGGCTGGTTTTCGAGTCGCAGTACCTTGCTTATGGAATCAAGAACATATTGGCTGCCGAGGGAGCAGAGAGGAATGCTAGGAATGTGAGGATTGATGTATGGAGGGCATTTTTCTCCCGGTTTGGACTGGTGGAAACAGAGATTAGCATGTTATCTTTGTTCCAAGCTGAGCTTGTTGCTAAAAGGTTCCCTTGTGGAAGCAGTTGTACATTTGATAGGGATGGGAATTCCCTTCTTTTGGGGTGGAAGGGAACACCATTGAACTCTATTTCTGTGTGGAAGTTCCTATGA